From Afipia carboxidovorans OM5, one genomic window encodes:
- the ykgO gene encoding type B 50S ribosomal protein L36, protein MKVRNSLKSLRGRHRNNRLVRRKGRVYVINKVQRRFKARQG, encoded by the coding sequence ATGAAGGTCCGTAACTCGCTGAAGTCGCTCCGTGGCCGTCACCGCAACAACCGTCTGGTCCGTCGCAAGGGCCGGGTTTACGTGATCAACAAGGTCCAGCGCCGCTTCAAGGCGCGTCAGGGCTAA
- a CDS encoding LysR family transcriptional regulator, translating to MAKLPDFEAMAIFAKVVELRSFASAARELKFSKATVSKAVSRLEERLGARLFNRSSRRLALTDAGRALSVRAAQLLADAEAVENEALSQAAAPRGVVRLAVPMTFGQRVIAPLLPEFLAQYPDVSIDLHLSDAMVDLIGEGFDIGVRIARLPDSSLVARRLCPMPAYTVAAPSYLKKYGRPTHPMHLAQHRCFSYAYRTTPDVWHYANAAGEEVSVRPSGPLRVNNGEAVIPALLAGYGIADLPDFIIGEAIAKKQVEVVLKGWKQAEGAVHLVMPPGGPRPARVEALIEFLATHLSRLGRAAAAARAREAMP from the coding sequence GTGGCAAAACTTCCCGATTTCGAGGCGATGGCGATCTTCGCCAAGGTGGTGGAGTTGCGCTCCTTCGCGTCTGCTGCGCGCGAACTCAAGTTCTCGAAGGCCACCGTCTCCAAGGCGGTCAGCCGACTGGAGGAGCGATTAGGTGCGCGGTTGTTCAACCGCAGTTCGCGCCGTTTGGCGCTGACCGATGCCGGGCGTGCGCTGTCGGTACGCGCGGCGCAACTCCTGGCGGATGCGGAAGCGGTGGAGAACGAAGCGCTGTCGCAGGCCGCGGCGCCGCGGGGCGTGGTGCGGCTCGCCGTGCCAATGACGTTCGGCCAGCGCGTGATCGCACCGCTGCTGCCGGAGTTTCTCGCGCAATATCCCGATGTGTCGATCGATCTGCATCTGAGCGATGCGATGGTCGATCTGATCGGGGAGGGGTTCGACATCGGCGTGCGGATCGCGCGGCTGCCGGATTCCTCGCTGGTGGCGCGGCGGCTCTGCCCGATGCCGGCCTATACCGTCGCGGCGCCGTCTTACTTGAAGAAGTACGGCCGGCCGACGCACCCGATGCATCTCGCCCAGCATCGCTGCTTCAGCTACGCCTACCGGACAACGCCGGATGTCTGGCACTACGCCAACGCCGCAGGCGAAGAGGTGTCGGTGCGGCCGTCGGGGCCGCTGCGGGTCAATAATGGCGAAGCGGTAATCCCTGCGCTGCTCGCCGGTTACGGCATTGCCGATCTGCCCGACTTCATTATCGGTGAGGCGATCGCCAAAAAGCAGGTCGAGGTGGTCCTCAAGGGCTGGAAGCAGGCCGAGGGCGCGGTGCATCTGGTGATGCCGCCGGGCGGTCCGCGGCCCGCGCGGGTCGAGGCGTTGATCGAGTTCCTCGCCACACATCTCTCCCGGTTGGGCAGGGCCGCTGCCGCTGCGCGGGCCAGGGAGGCTATGCCCTGA
- a CDS encoding tetratricopeptide repeat protein — protein sequence MTLRQHAAVNVLAGLALAAAIAVAPVVAHAESRLKQRPPEAPKKLPPVNSHVKNLDVLFEALRAAPDEDSARAVEARIWAIWMKTPSDTVALLMARARVAVEKKESDVALKLLDAIIKLRPDYVEAWNRRATLHYMGNDYVRAMEDIQEVLRREPRHFAALAGLGLILEETGDNKRALDAFRRALAINPHLEKVPEMVKTLTEKVEGRDI from the coding sequence ATGACCTTGCGCCAGCATGCTGCCGTCAACGTCTTAGCCGGACTTGCCCTCGCCGCGGCCATTGCTGTTGCGCCTGTGGTAGCGCATGCCGAATCCCGCCTGAAGCAGCGGCCGCCGGAAGCGCCGAAGAAACTCCCGCCTGTCAATTCACACGTCAAGAATCTCGATGTGTTGTTCGAGGCGCTGAGAGCCGCGCCCGATGAAGACAGTGCCCGCGCGGTCGAAGCACGGATCTGGGCGATCTGGATGAAGACGCCGAGCGACACCGTCGCGCTGCTGATGGCGCGCGCCCGCGTCGCCGTCGAGAAGAAGGAGTCCGACGTCGCGTTGAAGCTGCTCGATGCCATCATCAAGCTGCGGCCCGATTATGTGGAAGCCTGGAACAGGCGCGCGACGCTGCACTACATGGGCAACGATTACGTCCGTGCCATGGAGGATATTCAGGAAGTGCTGCGCCGCGAGCCGCGCCACTTCGCGGCGCTGGCGGGGCTCGGCCTCATTCTGGAAGAGACCGGCGACAACAAACGCGCGCTCGATGCCTTCCGCCGAGCGCTTGCTATCAATCCGCATCTGGAGAAGGTGCCGGAGATGGTCAAGACGCTGACGGAAAAGGTCGAAGGCCGGGATATCTAA
- the pyk gene encoding pyruvate kinase yields the protein MRRLRRVRILATLGPASSDSTTIRKLFEAGADVFRINMSHTSHDKMRELIATIRNIEASYNRPIGILVDLQGPKLRLGTFKESAAILANGQSFVLDSDPAPGDATRVHLPHPEILRALKEGDALLIDDGKLRLIAEETSPQRAVTRVVIGGRISDRKGVSLPDTDLPVSAMTAKDHADLAAALEAGTDWIALSFVQRADDVHEARRIVRGRAAIMSKIEKPQAIDRLADIMEASDAIMVARGDLGVEMPVERVPGLQKQMTRMARRMGKPVIIATQMLESMIASPVPTRAEVSDVATAVFEGADAVMLSAESAAGKYPSEAVMMMDHIGEEVERDPTFGSVIDAQRPDPEATAGDAIAEAARRIAETLHLPAIICWTSSGSTAMRVARERPRCPVVAITPNATVARKLALLWGVHCVVAEDAHDSDDIIHRAGRIAYRDGFCKAGERVIVVAGVPFGTPGTTNMVRIATIGSDADANL from the coding sequence CATTCTCGCAACCCTCGGGCCTGCGTCGTCCGACAGCACGACCATTCGCAAGCTGTTCGAGGCGGGGGCGGATGTTTTCCGCATCAACATGAGTCACACCTCGCATGACAAGATGCGTGAGCTCATCGCGACCATTCGCAATATCGAGGCAAGTTATAATCGCCCGATCGGCATTCTCGTCGATCTGCAGGGCCCGAAGCTGCGGCTTGGCACCTTCAAGGAGAGTGCGGCGATCCTCGCCAACGGCCAGAGCTTCGTGCTCGATTCCGATCCCGCGCCGGGCGATGCCACCCGCGTCCACCTGCCTCATCCGGAAATCCTGCGCGCCCTGAAGGAAGGCGACGCGCTGCTGATCGACGACGGCAAGCTGCGGCTCATCGCGGAAGAGACCTCACCCCAGCGCGCGGTGACGCGCGTCGTGATCGGTGGGCGCATCTCCGACCGCAAGGGCGTGAGCCTGCCCGATACCGACCTGCCGGTCTCGGCAATGACCGCGAAGGACCATGCCGACCTTGCCGCTGCACTCGAAGCCGGCACCGACTGGATCGCGCTCTCTTTCGTGCAGCGCGCCGACGATGTGCACGAGGCACGCCGCATCGTGCGCGGCCGCGCCGCGATCATGTCCAAGATCGAGAAACCGCAGGCGATCGACCGCCTTGCCGACATTATGGAAGCCTCCGACGCCATCATGGTGGCGCGCGGCGATCTTGGCGTGGAAATGCCGGTGGAGCGCGTGCCCGGCCTGCAGAAGCAGATGACGCGCATGGCACGGCGCATGGGCAAGCCGGTGATCATCGCCACGCAGATGCTGGAATCGATGATCGCCTCGCCAGTGCCAACCCGTGCCGAAGTCTCCGACGTCGCGACTGCCGTGTTCGAGGGCGCCGACGCGGTGATGCTGTCGGCGGAATCGGCGGCGGGCAAATATCCCTCCGAGGCCGTGATGATGATGGATCACATCGGCGAGGAGGTGGAGCGCGATCCGACCTTCGGCAGCGTGATCGACGCCCAGCGCCCCGATCCAGAAGCCACCGCAGGCGATGCCATCGCCGAAGCCGCGCGGCGGATTGCCGAGACGCTGCATCTGCCCGCAATCATCTGCTGGACCAGCTCCGGCTCGACGGCGATGCGGGTCGCGCGCGAGCGGCCGCGCTGCCCAGTCGTTGCCATCACGCCGAACGCCACGGTCGCGCGCAAGCTCGCACTGCTATGGGGCGTACACTGCGTCGTCGCCGAGGACGCCCACGATTCCGACGACATCATCCACCGCGCGGGCCGCATCGCCTATCGCGACGGGTTCTGCAAGGCGGGCGAGCGCGTCATCGTCGTGGCGGGCGTGCCGTTCGGAACGCCCGGCACCACCAACATGGTACGGATCGCGACCATCGGCTCGGACGCCGACGCCAATCTGTGA
- a CDS encoding pirin family protein, which yields MIELRPFNSLGGANHGWLNAKHHFSFASYYDPDRMSHGALRVWNDDEIAPNSGFPPHPHSDMEIITYVREGAITHQDSLGNKGRTEAGDVQVMSAGSGIRHAEYNLEPVTTRIFQIWIEPTEQGGQPCWGAKPFPKGNRSGRFVTLASGFKDDADALPIRAEARVLGTTLKAGESADITLGDNHQGYLVPATGAVEVNGVRANARDGVAISNEAALRITALADTELVLVETAQ from the coding sequence ATGATCGAACTGCGTCCCTTCAATTCGCTCGGCGGTGCCAACCACGGCTGGCTCAACGCCAAGCATCATTTCTCGTTTGCGAGCTACTATGACCCCGACCGCATGAGCCATGGCGCACTGCGCGTCTGGAACGACGACGAGATCGCGCCGAATTCCGGCTTCCCGCCGCACCCGCATTCCGACATGGAGATCATCACCTATGTCCGCGAAGGCGCGATCACCCATCAGGACAGCCTCGGCAACAAGGGGCGGACCGAGGCGGGCGACGTGCAGGTAATGAGCGCGGGCTCCGGCATCCGGCACGCCGAATATAACCTCGAGCCGGTGACGACCCGGATCTTCCAGATCTGGATCGAGCCGACCGAGCAAGGCGGCCAGCCCTGCTGGGGCGCCAAGCCGTTCCCGAAGGGCAACCGCTCCGGCAGGTTCGTGACACTCGCAAGCGGCTTCAAGGATGATGCCGACGCGCTGCCGATCCGTGCCGAGGCGCGGGTGCTCGGCACCACGCTCAAGGCCGGCGAGAGCGCCGATATCACGCTCGGCGATAACCACCAGGGTTATCTCGTGCCCGCAACCGGCGCGGTCGAAGTCAACGGCGTGCGCGCCAATGCCCGCGACGGCGTGGCCATCAGCAATGAGGCGGCGCTGCGCATCACCGCGCTCGCCGATACCGAGCTCGTACTGGTGGAGACGGCGCAATGA
- the wrbA gene encoding NAD(P)H:quinone oxidoreductase, with the protein MTKVLVLYYSAYGHIEAMANAVAEGAREAGASVDIKRVPELVPAEVAKAAHFKLDQAAPVAKVEDLANYDAIIVGTGTRFGRMSSQMANFLDQAGGLWAKGALHGKVGGAFTSTATQHGGQEMTLFSIITNLLHFGMVVVGLNYGFAGQMGVKEVTGGAPYGATTITDGDGSRLPSENELNGARYQGRTIAETAKKLHG; encoded by the coding sequence ATGACCAAGGTCCTCGTTCTTTATTATTCCGCCTACGGCCACATCGAGGCGATGGCCAATGCCGTTGCCGAAGGCGCGCGCGAGGCCGGCGCCAGCGTCGACATCAAGCGCGTGCCTGAACTGGTGCCCGCTGAAGTCGCCAAGGCCGCGCATTTCAAGCTCGATCAGGCCGCACCGGTCGCAAAGGTCGAGGATCTTGCGAATTACGACGCCATCATCGTCGGCACCGGTACGCGCTTCGGCCGCATGTCGTCACAGATGGCAAACTTCCTCGATCAGGCCGGCGGCCTGTGGGCCAAGGGCGCACTGCACGGCAAGGTCGGCGGCGCATTCACTTCGACCGCGACCCAGCACGGCGGCCAGGAGATGACGCTGTTTTCGATCATCACCAACCTTCTGCATTTTGGCATGGTGGTCGTCGGTCTCAACTACGGCTTTGCCGGACAGATGGGCGTGAAGGAAGTGACCGGCGGCGCACCTTACGGTGCGACCACGATCACTGATGGCGACGGCTCGCGCTTGCCAAGCGAGAACGAACTCAATGGCGCGCGCTATCAGGGCCGCACCATCGCCGAGACGGCGAAGAAACTGCACGGGTAA